A genomic segment from Meiothermus sp. Pnk-1 encodes:
- the cmr3 gene encoding type III-B CRISPR module-associated protein Cmr3 — protein sequence MPERVLEIHALSPLLFRDGRPFSAADGTETAAQSLPLPLPSTLAGFVRTQVGLAAGMGFSHQELQNLHGLQVCGPLLARGGEILLPAPRDAVIYKEGEKPQLMKLRPFSPPEGAGCDLPGGLLPLEVTQDVKPESGYNFWTAGEMERWLLDEEVLPAEKISGLPSETRVHVAMDPAKGKAREGQLFSVAYRPLETGKGPEDYRPASLRVRLSLSNGWTPARIGYLGGERRPVAVEVKEGLSEYWYDCPEGLKKRFAGLGKGARVRLVLATPALFEGGWRPGWVEKSGTGELHLPRGLSKVRLRLVAAAVGRREPVSGWSLRAKQPKAVRWMVPAGSVYFFEVLEGNPADLLESWLRPVSDDEQDRKDGFGLALWGVW from the coding sequence ATGCCGGAACGGGTGCTTGAGATCCACGCCCTAAGCCCCTTGCTCTTCCGCGATGGCCGGCCTTTCAGCGCCGCCGACGGCACCGAGACCGCCGCCCAAAGCCTGCCCCTGCCCCTACCCAGCACCCTGGCCGGGTTCGTGCGCACCCAGGTCGGCCTGGCCGCAGGTATGGGTTTTAGCCACCAGGAGCTGCAAAACCTGCACGGCCTGCAGGTGTGCGGCCCCCTGCTGGCCCGGGGGGGCGAAATTCTGCTGCCCGCCCCGCGCGACGCGGTGATCTACAAGGAAGGCGAGAAGCCCCAGCTCATGAAGCTGCGCCCCTTTAGCCCGCCCGAAGGCGCCGGTTGCGACCTGCCGGGAGGTTTGCTGCCCCTCGAGGTCACCCAGGACGTCAAGCCCGAGAGCGGCTACAACTTCTGGACCGCGGGCGAGATGGAGCGCTGGCTCTTGGATGAGGAAGTGCTTCCTGCGGAGAAGATCTCCGGCCTGCCCAGCGAAACCCGGGTGCACGTGGCCATGGACCCCGCCAAGGGCAAGGCCCGAGAGGGGCAGCTATTCAGCGTGGCCTACCGGCCCCTCGAGACGGGCAAAGGTCCGGAAGACTACCGGCCTGCTTCCCTGCGGGTACGGCTTTCCTTGTCCAACGGCTGGACGCCAGCCCGCATCGGCTACCTGGGGGGTGAGCGCCGCCCGGTGGCGGTGGAGGTGAAGGAGGGCCTTTCCGAGTACTGGTACGACTGCCCCGAGGGCCTCAAAAAGCGCTTTGCCGGGCTGGGCAAAGGGGCCCGGGTGCGCTTGGTGCTGGCCACCCCGGCCCTCTTCGAGGGCGGTTGGAGACCGGGCTGGGTTGAAAAATCGGGCACCGGCGAGCTCCACCTGCCGCGCGGCCTGAGCAAGGTAAGGCTGAGGCTGGTCGCGGCGGCAGTGGGGCGGCGCGAGCCGGTGAGCGGCTGGAGCCTGCGGGCAAAACAGCCCAAGGCGGTGCGCTGGATGGTGCCGGCGGGTAGCGTGTACTTCTTCGAGGTGTTGGAGGGCAACCCGGCTGACCTACTGGAAAGCTGGCTCAGGCCCGTAAGCGACGACGAACAAGACCGCAAGGACGGCTTTGGCCTTGCGCTGTGGGGAGTGTGGTGA
- the cmr4 gene encoding type III-B CRISPR module RAMP protein Cmr4 gives MQVKMIFWQALTPVHPGTGQDSSSVIDLPVAREAATKFPVIPASSLKGVLRDGREDEGANRIFGSLEKAAELTLTDARVLFLPVRSYAGTFAFLTCPLVLERLGRDQKALGLPGLQAPIPTPQQTEALLPQESEIVHNGQVILEDIDLTAKPGAVNDLAKELGQRVFGPEAAYFQKRFALVSNDVFSYFCETALEIIARVRLNSDSKTVERGGLWYEEAIPAETVFSSFAIGTDGFEELDRSFIQLGGQASVGRGLLRRLGGGV, from the coding sequence ATGCAGGTGAAGATGATTTTCTGGCAGGCCCTCACTCCGGTGCACCCTGGCACCGGGCAGGACTCGAGCAGCGTGATCGACCTTCCGGTAGCCCGCGAAGCCGCCACCAAGTTTCCGGTTATCCCGGCCAGCAGCCTCAAGGGGGTGCTGCGCGATGGCCGCGAGGACGAGGGGGCCAACAGGATCTTTGGCTCGTTGGAGAAGGCCGCCGAGCTCACCCTCACCGACGCGCGGGTGCTCTTTTTGCCGGTGCGCTCGTATGCGGGCACCTTCGCTTTTCTGACCTGTCCGCTGGTGCTGGAGCGCTTGGGGCGCGACCAGAAGGCCCTGGGGCTTCCCGGCCTGCAAGCGCCCATCCCCACACCCCAGCAGACCGAGGCCCTGCTGCCGCAGGAAAGCGAGATTGTGCACAACGGCCAGGTGATCCTCGAGGACATCGACCTCACCGCCAAGCCTGGTGCGGTTAACGACCTGGCGAAAGAGCTGGGCCAACGGGTTTTTGGCCCCGAGGCCGCATACTTCCAAAAGCGCTTTGCCCTGGTTTCCAACGACGTGTTCTCCTATTTCTGCGAAACCGCCCTGGAGATCATCGCCCGGGTCAGGCTCAATTCGGACTCCAAAACCGTGGAGCGGGGCGGGCTTTGGTACGAGGAGGCCATCCCGGCAGAGACCGTTTTTTCGAGCTTCGCCATTGGCACCGACGGCTTCGAGGAGCTCGACCGTTCCTTTATCCAGCTCGGCGGCCAGGCCAGCGTGGGCCGGGGGCTGTTGCGGCGGCTGGGGGGTGGGGTATGA
- the cmr5 gene encoding type III-B CRISPR module-associated protein Cmr5, translating into MSLVTRAQEDMELALKLVSQVEEDFKDNKGTGTKGRYQALCQEFPVMVRTSGLCQAIAFSEAKKGDEEGLPRAHKLLLNHVEKILGSGNGSILEKIRKASAIEYMHMTRRVLDSWVYFKRFSKSVLTVED; encoded by the coding sequence ATGAGCCTGGTGACCCGCGCGCAGGAGGATATGGAACTCGCGCTAAAACTGGTGAGCCAGGTTGAGGAGGACTTCAAGGATAACAAAGGCACCGGAACCAAAGGACGCTATCAGGCTTTATGCCAAGAATTCCCGGTCATGGTGCGTACTTCGGGGCTTTGTCAGGCTATTGCCTTCAGCGAGGCAAAAAAGGGTGATGAAGAGGGTTTGCCCAGAGCCCACAAACTCTTGCTGAACCATGTCGAGAAAATTCTTGGCTCAGGAAACGGCTCGATACTTGAAAAAATCCGAAAGGCATCAGCCATTGAATACATGCACATGACGCGCAGAGTCCTGGATTCTTGGGTTTACTTCAAGCGGTTCTCCAAGAGCGTGCTCACGGTGGAGGATTAG
- the cmr6 gene encoding type III-B CRISPR module RAMP protein Cmr6 produces MYEEAYKRWKATLEDAIWLEATTRAPLAIGLGNSSPLENGLALHHTYGVPYLPGSALKGLLRRAAARYGLSEPEKEVLLGEGPDPKQKKPGNAAYLVYWDGWLHPDSKSPFQKDVITVHHPDYYGTRGKAWPTDFDDPNPVAFLSVRPGVKFHIPITCPAENAQDWPHKAAELLAWALEHLGLGGKTNAGYGYFAVKLPERPKGDREQALELLESYRARIEKIKPRNERQELDFFLRELADKPPTVRKPVLEAIKKHLQDWKIWNPGNPQHARIQELLDI; encoded by the coding sequence GTGTACGAAGAAGCTTACAAGCGCTGGAAGGCAACCCTCGAGGACGCAATCTGGCTCGAGGCCACCACCCGCGCCCCGCTGGCCATCGGCCTGGGCAACAGCAGCCCGCTGGAAAACGGTCTAGCCTTACACCATACCTACGGCGTGCCCTATCTGCCGGGCAGCGCCCTTAAGGGGCTCTTGCGCCGGGCCGCCGCGCGCTATGGCCTGAGCGAACCAGAGAAAGAGGTTCTGCTAGGCGAAGGCCCCGACCCCAAGCAAAAGAAGCCGGGGAACGCCGCATATCTGGTCTATTGGGACGGCTGGCTACACCCCGATAGTAAATCGCCCTTCCAAAAAGACGTCATCACCGTACACCATCCGGATTACTACGGCACACGCGGAAAAGCCTGGCCCACCGACTTCGACGACCCCAACCCGGTGGCCTTTCTCTCGGTGCGGCCTGGGGTGAAGTTCCATATTCCCATCACCTGCCCCGCCGAAAACGCCCAGGACTGGCCCCACAAGGCTGCCGAGCTGCTGGCTTGGGCGCTGGAGCACCTGGGTTTGGGCGGCAAGACCAACGCGGGGTATGGGTATTTTGCGGTGAAGCTGCCGGAGAGGCCCAAAGGAGACCGGGAGCAGGCCTTGGAGCTGTTGGAGTCCTACCGCGCCCGCATCGAGAAGATAAAACCCAGAAACGAGCGCCAGGAGCTGGACTTCTTCCTGCGCGAGCTGGCCGATAAACCTCCAACGGTGCGCAAGCCTGTGCTGGAGGCCATCAAAAAGCACCTGCAAGACTGGAAGATTTGGAACCCCGGCAACCCCCAACACGCCCGCATCCAGGAGCTATTGGATATATGA
- a CDS encoding putative CRISPR-associated protein, whose translation MSTVILTTVGTSLLMNARREAKVADHEIMEYLSRDPKSASAETNSLLRIRQRGDSVVLLHSDTPEGERAATLLELYLQDQKVECRKVRIVGLAYEAQGFVDYGLKHFVQTLAAEIRRAKREQKEVIINATGGFKAEIAYATALGLVFKVPVYYIHEKFGDVVTLPPSPFGWDSELIAWNHEFFDWIDAELRPKREVESRAAGLPEALRVLLEDFELDGQVYTSLSPLGQAYLEAFRGELEQAQTIPIYLAPKARRTWEGLEPAEKERYRKLLQRLRLPNRAANSERKSGGGDALGFPKGNTDERVFYAEKEGALYVFALTHHGPEYDRMCQEGFRWSDYADHDFTLWEG comes from the coding sequence ATGAGCACCGTCATCCTCACCACCGTAGGCACCAGCCTGTTGATGAACGCCCGGCGCGAGGCGAAGGTCGCCGACCACGAGATCATGGAATACCTTTCTCGCGACCCCAAATCTGCCAGCGCCGAGACCAACTCGCTTTTGCGCATCCGCCAGCGGGGGGACTCGGTGGTGCTACTGCATAGCGATACCCCCGAAGGGGAGCGGGCAGCTACGCTGCTGGAACTCTATCTGCAAGACCAAAAGGTGGAGTGCCGCAAAGTGCGCATTGTGGGCCTGGCCTACGAGGCCCAGGGCTTTGTGGACTACGGCCTTAAGCACTTTGTGCAAACCCTGGCGGCGGAGATTCGCCGGGCCAAGCGGGAGCAAAAAGAAGTTATCATCAACGCCACCGGTGGCTTCAAGGCCGAGATTGCCTACGCCACCGCGCTGGGGCTGGTGTTCAAGGTGCCGGTTTACTACATTCACGAGAAATTCGGTGATGTCGTGACCCTCCCCCCGTCCCCCTTTGGTTGGGACAGCGAACTCATTGCCTGGAACCACGAGTTTTTCGACTGGATCGACGCCGAGCTGCGCCCCAAACGCGAAGTGGAGTCCCGGGCCGCCGGCTTACCCGAGGCGCTTCGGGTGCTGCTCGAGGATTTTGAGCTAGACGGCCAAGTCTATACCAGCCTCTCGCCTCTGGGCCAAGCCTACCTCGAGGCCTTCCGGGGCGAGCTCGAGCAGGCCCAGACCATTCCCATCTACCTCGCACCCAAGGCCAGGCGCACCTGGGAGGGCCTCGAGCCTGCCGAAAAAGAGCGCTACCGCAAACTCCTGCAACGCCTGCGCCTGCCCAACCGTGCCGCCAACAGCGAGCGCAAAAGCGGTGGGGGCGATGCGCTGGGCTTCCCTAAGGGCAACACCGACGAGCGGGTGTTCTACGCCGAAAAAGAAGGGGCGCTCTATGTATTCGCCCTTACGCACCATGGTCCGGAGTATGACCGAATGTGCCAGGAGGGCTTTCGCTGGTCCGATTACGCCGACCATGACTTCACCCTTTGGGAGGGCTAG
- the cas4 gene encoding CRISPR-associated protein Cas4, with translation MDDLDDLLPQAALSPPTGGEPLPISALAQYTYCPRRAALILLEGEWEDNEYTLRGARAHEQADIPEGLLREGVRIERALPLWSERLGLVGRADVVEFVEGAPYPVEYKVGRRWPRELARKAAEVQLCAQALCLEEMFGQSVPEGAIFSKASQRRRVVRLTPELRALTLATLGALRKLMQQERLPPPTADERCRHCSLLAVCMPEVPQALALWRAQQGS, from the coding sequence TTGGATGACTTGGACGACCTTCTGCCCCAGGCCGCCCTCTCACCTCCCACCGGGGGCGAACCCCTGCCTATCAGCGCCCTGGCCCAGTACACCTACTGCCCCCGCCGGGCAGCGTTGATTCTGCTGGAGGGCGAATGGGAGGACAACGAGTACACCCTGCGCGGTGCGCGCGCCCACGAGCAGGCCGACATTCCTGAGGGGCTGTTGCGTGAAGGGGTGCGAATCGAGCGAGCCTTGCCCCTCTGGTCCGAGCGGCTGGGGTTGGTGGGCCGGGCGGATGTGGTGGAGTTTGTGGAAGGTGCGCCCTATCCGGTGGAGTACAAGGTGGGCCGGCGCTGGCCCCGCGAGCTGGCCCGCAAAGCCGCCGAGGTGCAGCTCTGCGCCCAGGCCCTGTGCCTGGAGGAGATGTTCGGCCAGAGCGTGCCGGAGGGGGCCATCTTCAGCAAGGCCAGCCAGCGCCGCCGGGTGGTGCGCCTGACCCCCGAGCTGCGCGCGCTCACCCTGGCCACCCTTGGCGCCTTGCGCAAGCTCATGCAACAAGAGCGCCTGCCCCCACCCACCGCCGACGAGCGCTGCCGCCACTGCTCGCTCCTAGCGGTGTGTATGCCCGAAGTGCCCCAGGCCCTGGCCCTCTGGCGGGCCCAGCAAGGATCATGA
- the cas1c gene encoding type I-C CRISPR-associated endonuclease Cas1c → MTTELLNTLYVQTQGVYLRLEGDTLRIQHEEVTLRNVPLHHLGGLSLFGNVLLSPFLLHRCAEEGLEVAWFTESGRFQGRLAGPVSGNVLLRRAQYRALDNPSTCLYLAARFVEGKLRNARLVLQRAVRERGETEALNQALFEHEAALRQLPQARSVDEVRGLEGQAASAYFAAFGDLLLSGEFRFDGRNKRPPRDPVNALLGFVYALLTTQCTAALEGVGLDPQVGFLHALRSGRNALALDLLEEFRAWWADRLVLSMINRKQLSPEHFEERPGGAVLLNEEGRKAVIVAFQGRRQETLQHPLFKEPVPIGLLPHIQARLLARYLRGDLPEYPPFVGR, encoded by the coding sequence ATGACCACCGAGCTGCTGAACACCCTCTACGTCCAGACCCAGGGAGTCTATCTGCGCCTCGAGGGCGATACCCTGCGGATTCAGCACGAGGAGGTAACCCTCCGCAACGTGCCGCTGCACCATCTGGGAGGGTTATCGCTGTTTGGCAACGTGCTGCTTTCGCCCTTCTTGCTGCACCGCTGCGCGGAGGAGGGCCTCGAAGTGGCCTGGTTCACGGAGTCGGGCCGCTTTCAGGGGCGGCTTGCGGGGCCGGTCTCGGGAAATGTGCTGCTGCGGCGTGCTCAGTACCGGGCGCTGGACAATCCTTCGACCTGCTTGTACCTGGCCGCGCGCTTTGTGGAGGGCAAGCTCAGGAACGCTCGGCTGGTGCTCCAGCGGGCGGTGCGCGAGCGGGGCGAGACCGAGGCGCTGAATCAGGCCCTTTTTGAGCATGAAGCGGCCCTGCGCCAACTTCCCCAGGCCCGCTCGGTGGACGAGGTGCGGGGCCTCGAGGGGCAGGCCGCAAGTGCCTATTTCGCGGCCTTTGGCGACCTCTTGCTCTCGGGCGAGTTTCGCTTCGATGGGCGCAACAAACGCCCCCCGCGCGACCCGGTGAACGCCCTGCTGGGCTTTGTGTATGCCCTACTCACCACCCAGTGCACCGCCGCCTTGGAAGGGGTGGGGCTCGACCCCCAAGTCGGCTTTCTGCATGCCCTGCGATCCGGGCGCAATGCCTTGGCCCTGGATCTGCTCGAGGAGTTTAGAGCCTGGTGGGCCGACCGGCTGGTGCTTTCGATGATCAACCGCAAGCAGCTATCTCCAGAGCACTTCGAGGAGCGCCCCGGCGGTGCCGTTTTGCTGAACGAGGAAGGGCGAAAGGCGGTGATCGTAGCCTTTCAAGGCCGCAGGCAGGAAACCCTACAGCACCCCTTGTTCAAAGAGCCCGTACCCATCGGGTTGCTGCCCCACATCCAGGCCCGCCTGCTGGCCCGCTACCTGCGGGGCGACCTGCCCGAGTACCCCCCGTTTGTAGGAAGGTAG
- the cas2 gene encoding CRISPR-associated endonuclease Cas2 yields MERLDILVTYDVNVTSEEGQARLARVAKVCKNFGQRVQMSVFECRVTRAQLEDMEAKLLKIIEPDKDSLRIYTLPGGREKCLRVHGQDRYTDFDDPLVV; encoded by the coding sequence ATGGAACGGCTAGATATTCTGGTTACCTACGATGTGAACGTGACCTCTGAAGAGGGCCAGGCCCGGCTGGCCCGCGTGGCCAAGGTATGCAAGAACTTCGGCCAGCGGGTACAGATGTCGGTGTTTGAGTGCCGGGTGACACGGGCCCAGCTCGAGGATATGGAAGCCAAGCTCCTGAAGATCATCGAACCGGACAAGGACAGCCTGCGCATCTACACCCTGCCCGGAGGCCGGGAAAAGTGCTTGCGGGTTCACGGCCAGGACAGGTACACCGACTTCGACGATCCTTTGGTAGTCTGA
- a CDS encoding transcription antiterminator BglG → MVDPWIHALNLNKAVEQGGVAQARVAQEDYEGVKPLMRQVWRGERWRNLLETIRSQNQVLIPAHVLLGYLRGYFLYREVPENDRAFWPNFLKDLGIEGRHLPTQVEYDRLWGVLDWHDETSRCLKFHENGARDFIGTLDAIFHFKALRLNALKDSFLAFYQTGVLPERAQPYERVFRKLQAAMELLLEEEAVPDLCDEGAVLGFLQEAGLYLGEPDPVRLLFNRSDKALHDLYWELRGDKPAARQKSTRLGHKQVRVELLKSLPSLEEIRPTLNREPLLEGWKVYGKLTLEDGRFRRFDWVPRFTTEGDPIPEELEVSFEEGEIVRFRLHHQAFAIRFSELVWKLGEPLEVRPIGFDPAQHPLRFLLASEGEARERPEELAQKIGEGSAPKDELVVEVRTDGRGDEWRRIAVLPVEVRVRLEAWVGPQGAFVRTHPPGFAVRTRVLAGERLVREEELVRTEAQGTLVARSELVPLRVEVCLGSEVLSLALAPRGWPQNWWRLGLGLERSTKTG, encoded by the coding sequence GTGGTTGACCCGTGGATCCACGCGTTGAACCTGAATAAGGCCGTGGAACAGGGAGGGGTAGCGCAGGCCCGCGTGGCCCAGGAGGACTACGAAGGGGTAAAACCCCTCATGCGTCAGGTGTGGCGGGGTGAGCGATGGAGGAATCTGCTGGAGACCATTCGCTCACAAAACCAAGTACTGATCCCCGCCCACGTGCTCCTAGGCTATCTGCGAGGCTATTTCCTCTACCGGGAGGTGCCGGAAAACGACCGGGCCTTCTGGCCGAATTTCCTGAAAGATCTGGGGATTGAGGGGCGTCATCTCCCTACCCAAGTCGAGTACGACCGCCTGTGGGGGGTTCTGGACTGGCATGACGAGACATCGCGCTGCCTGAAATTCCACGAAAACGGCGCTCGGGACTTCATCGGCACCCTGGATGCGATCTTCCACTTCAAGGCCCTGCGCCTGAACGCGCTCAAGGATTCTTTCCTGGCCTTCTATCAAACCGGGGTGCTTCCTGAAAGAGCCCAGCCATACGAGCGAGTGTTCCGCAAGCTCCAGGCAGCCATGGAACTCCTGCTTGAAGAGGAGGCGGTCCCGGATCTATGCGACGAGGGAGCGGTCCTGGGCTTTCTCCAAGAGGCCGGCCTCTACCTGGGAGAGCCCGACCCCGTGCGCCTCCTCTTCAACCGTTCGGACAAGGCCCTACACGACCTCTACTGGGAGCTAAGGGGAGATAAGCCAGCCGCCAGGCAAAAAAGCACCCGTCTCGGGCACAAGCAGGTGAGGGTCGAGCTCTTGAAGTCCCTCCCCAGCCTCGAGGAGATCCGACCCACGCTCAACCGAGAGCCCCTGCTGGAGGGATGGAAGGTTTATGGGAAGCTCACGCTGGAGGATGGGCGCTTCAGGCGCTTTGACTGGGTGCCCCGCTTCACCACCGAGGGAGACCCCATCCCCGAAGAGCTCGAGGTCTCGTTCGAGGAAGGCGAGATTGTGCGCTTCCGCCTGCACCACCAGGCTTTCGCCATTCGCTTCTCCGAACTCGTCTGGAAGCTTGGTGAGCCCCTGGAGGTGCGCCCTATCGGCTTCGACCCCGCTCAGCACCCTCTGCGCTTTCTGCTCGCCTCCGAGGGGGAGGCAAGGGAGAGGCCAGAGGAGCTGGCGCAGAAGATTGGGGAGGGGTCAGCCCCAAAGGACGAACTCGTCGTGGAGGTGAGAACCGACGGCCGAGGGGACGAGTGGCGCCGGATCGCAGTGTTGCCCGTTGAGGTGAGGGTACGCCTCGAGGCCTGGGTCGGACCCCAGGGGGCTTTCGTTCGCACCCATCCCCCGGGCTTTGCCGTACGAACTCGAGTCCTGGCAGGAGAGCGCCTGGTACGGGAGGAGGAATTGGTGAGGACTGAAGCCCAGGGTACCCTGGTCGCACGGAGTGAGCTGGTCCCCCTACGAGTCGAAGTGTGCCTGGGAAGCGAAGTCCTATCTCTTGCTCTCGCCCCCAGGGGGTGGCCCCAGAACTGGTGGCGGCTTGGCCTGGGGCTGGAGCGTTCTACCAAAACAGGTTAA